The Maniola jurtina chromosome 20, ilManJurt1.1, whole genome shotgun sequence genome includes the window AAAATGATATAAACACATAAATTTTCTTTTACTCTATTGTCATTTGTTTCTAATGATATTTAAACATTGTTCATCTGTCTTTCCAGCTTACAATGTTGTACCTTTTCACAAGGATACACCCCTGTTTCAACTGGGACTCCTTGCATATCAAAAACctaatttgaattttatcatAGCATGTTCAAAGGAGACGGTTGCAGTGTGCACTCTGTTTGTGGAGCTCTGCCAAAATGTCGGGTAAGACAGTCAGGGTTTTGaagtatacaaaaaaaatattacaaaaaccactacaaagtaaaaatagtagattatgcaacatggggataatgtaatgtcttacgtcacgggcacctggataaatcccaagcgaaCGAGGGATAAGTTTTGaaggaaattttcaatattcttTAATCTATGGTTTGTGAAAGAGAGAGACGCCATCACTCATCAAAGCgagataaaaaatttaaatcgcgCGTGTGAGGGGGAGACCATCATACGTCGAAGCGAGATAGTTGATAACTAAAAACTTTTTGGACGCTACATTACGCCCCATGGGCTTTTCATACAACATTATTGCTCGGCTAATTCATAGGAATGTAATGACTTAGATTACCTTTAGAATAACAGGTCAGTAATAAGGCATTCTGGAGCGAGTGgtgtgaaaaataattttttttctacacttgtatgtaTGTTAAAGTCAgacgagcataataaaagaaactagaaatctaagtgtgaagcttttaataataataacttttttattttaagtttttcagTGTTAGTAATCATTGCTTGGTACCTAAAATCCCCGCGTGAGGGCTAAGGGGCGGCCTTTCGGCACAGCTTTCGGGGCGGCTTGCGCCTCACGGCGCATAcgaatagtttaaaaaaacattcgaagGAATCTACTATCGAACAATTCAACAATTGAACAATCGAACTATCGACTGTCGATTtttattcgatttttttttgtgaagatGAATAAATCTGCAATCGATTACTAAGAACaaaatttttatagattttatagATATGGATGGGTGATGGGTGGATCACCCATGGATTATCCATTCGAGGCCGCCTGAATATAATCCTGGCCCCATCCTGGGCTATCGGCCCGGTGGTATATAAGAACGACGTGAAATCATAGTTTATCTTTAATTTTCAGCCTGGAAAAAGCCGTGACCTTAGCAGTTTTGTCTGAAAAAGATTTAAAAGGTAAGtaatagtatatttattttattaaaatgcgTGCAGTGCAATCATACTCATGCAGCCGGTAATGCATGCTTGTTGATATACAACAccgatttggtttttttaatttttaaagttcttttttaattaattttattttttaacaagaCCGTCAGTTTAAATTGGTGTGTTTCTGGCGGTATGGATTATGAGTTTAAGTTCTTTATTGGTTCCTCGCAAATGGGAGTAAAGTAATATACAAGTCTCGACCGAAATAATTGCTCTATTTCAGGCCTGGTCTGTAATGCACTATTACTGTACCCTTTCAGAATACCGGAATGAATTTATTGAAGATATGGTTGGCGGCTGCGTGGGTGTGGTCACAGCGCGCTGCGACGTGGACTCCGCCGTGGACGCCTTGCTCGCCTCCACCACGCGGGTGAGCATGCGCGAGCGCGCGGCCGAGGGCGTTGCGCCTCGGTGATGATGTTTCAACTGTTCCAAACCCAAAATCTCTTATTCTACTTTACGACTCCCTGGTAAGATCTCAGTGGGAACACGCTTCCACCGCTTGGAACCCACAGTATGCCAGTCACATAGATATGATTGAGAGCGTCCAGCGCAAACTCAAATTAAGgttaaaattatgtaattatgtaaTACGTAATGTGTAATTATGTAATAGCTGtttgttttccaaataaaaataaataaatttaaaaaactgtttGGTCCGCAGTATCCCTGGAAGCTAAGCAGCGTGCTGGTGCAGGAGGCCGCGATGGAGCGCTTCGCCCGCGCGCTCGAGTGGAAGACGCGCGACGCCGCCGCGCGCGAAGTGTCGCTCGTGCTGGAGCCCGTCGCCGGCGAGCCGCGCGGCGTGCCGGTGGAGGCGTTCCGCAGCACGCGCGAGGCGCTGGCGCTGCTGGCGGCGCGCGCCCCGCTCGCCGTGGCCGCGTGGGCCAGCGACTCGGCCGAGGCGCACGAGATCGCGCTCGGCGTGCCCGCCCCGCTCGTGTGGCTCAACGGACAGTGTCAGTTCGACGGGCCgcccgcggcggcggcggctctGTATTGCATTAGCAAGGACGATAGCACGTCGGAAGTCATCGCAGATGTCTTAGGAGCTGACGCGTTGGAGGAGTTGCGCTGCGAACGTGCCGCGTGGCTGCAGCTGGCGCCGATGACGCGCCTCGAGCGAGTCCGCGCGGTGCTCCAGCAGTTCCACGCGCACTCGGCTACGCAGCTCGACGGCGCGGTGGGGCTGCGTGCTGACAGTGCCTTCGCCGTCGACAGCGGAATTTGTATCGTCAGAAGGACGCCCGTGGAGTTAGCGATAATTGACCAAGACTATATTGAACAATCCTTCTTACGATTTCTCAACTACCTCGTAGAGGGCGGTGTCGTACTTATTTCGAGTGATAGAGAAATTTGCCGTGATGTTAAACTCTTAAGCGAATTATTATCAAAAGCAAATGTGCCGGTCACTGATTCTGACATTACTAGCAATATGACTACAACAATGTACAAGACAAAAACGATCTGGATAAGTATTGGAACAATATTTGCAAATTAGCCTAAACTTCGGAAAGAAAACTTAAATTCGACCGTTATGTAAAACATGACTTGTGTGTAGTACGAACCTAAAACTTTTTCATTGTTCAGAATATTATATCCCACCAAACGCATTTCAAGTttggttgccaagactcacaattTCATAATGCTTTCATTGTTAAAAAgatatgagatctctagtagagccaagccacTAGCTGAGCTTCTATTTGTGCTGCCAAGGgaacctatcccaagtccaaagtatgtagctcttaagtgctcttgactgtattacatttattataacaataaataacaaataactttacttacaagctctgattctacaaactctacatcttggtaaaaaagtacaTACACCTTGGTCATTAAATGTTTGTGGAACTATTACGTGACAACATATTTTAAGTCCATAACGAATAGTTTGTGCCAAAATCGCTAAATTGTGTTGTCGCAcgagctattccgggcttaaatgttatATCAGACAAAAACGCCTCTAACaataaacggccaagccgttccttttttaaccaacatgtagagtttgtaaaatcagagcttgtaagtagagttatttgttatttattgttataaatgtgcaCTTAAGAGCTATATAAAAGGGCTACATACATAAGAGTACTTGAGATAGGTCCCATTGGCTGCACAAAtcgaagctcagctaggggcttggctctaataaagatctcataactttttaacagtgaaagcattatgaacttgggAGTCTTGGTAAAATGTttggtaagatttttttttggcgGGTGtcctagatttttttattttttgggatCTTTTTCttgtacatcattttcatggcccactctctatcgttacattttttttagcGGAGGCACGTGCCCCCTCATAAATGATCATTATCTATTCTGTAAGAATCGTTACTGTTAAAAATATATGAGTACATAATTAAAgatgttttttgtttatttctcTGTTACTGTATGACTACAGtgtgtaatcagaacgctacaaaaatgaagacaggtgatagtactgatgatagATTAGTAATAAGATACCATAACAAAagagtgcaattttttttttataaaagttaacaatattttgcaaataaaacatctgactgacgcaaaaggtcaacgaacgttccgtaaataggccactcgacgtcaatgccgcgtcgtaggtggagcatcgacccgagttttgcacgctattacaatacgggtttgaaaaatattgaatcactaaaactacaagataaggcaaatggttgttggcattggattgtgttaaggtagtataatataacaagtgtaaattaaaaatttataacacccccgacaagtgaaggttacagtaactagaaaagagctgataactttcaaacggctgaaccggtgttcttggattacagctaagaacactcgatcaagccacctttcaaacaaaaaaaaactaaattaaaatcggttcattagtttaggcgctacggtgccacagacagatacacagacacacagatacacacgtcaaacttataacacccttctttttgggtcgggggttaagaacgccaagtttttgctagcgcttacaccctgtatgtacgagtataaaCTCCCTTTATGACGACGCAGAGCGGCTACGCGGATAGCTCGAGACTGTCGAGCAACGTACATACACTGCTAGAGTGGCTATTTGTATTGTGCGACTGTGAAAGAAAATAAGGAATGAGGAGCTATCTCTAGAAAAACCAGAATATCCGACATAGCAAACCGATAGACCGCTCGCGCCCTCCACTGGGTAGACAAACAAGGCGTAGGGAGCCGCTAGATTAAGATGATTTCCTAGAGAAatctctaaggttgaaatctatagagcgcactttgacttactTTAGacttttcagttaaaacgagacggatgtatgccagcgatataacgctgtctcgtatTAAGTCtcatagatctcagcctaaagaGACCTACTATATGTTCGACAGAGGACTTCGctatcggttgacgacgacGAAAGCACGATAGGAAGATTGTAACTCTCGACTGCATCAACTGCGACTGTATAAGTGTAAGCTTGAAGCAGTCAGTCCTGCCCATAACTGCTTCAGTTTGGCGATGCAGACTATTAGCCACGACTGAGTTTGACTCTAACTCTTTCCTGGCACGTATGCCATTAGTGACTTATGGTATTCTTCATCTCGGAAATtctgagttcccacaggatattcaaaaccttaatctacgcggatgatattgcgggcatcatcatcttcagtaagtataaaatatccAATTTATGACGGATCCCTATATCAGCTATGAAAAGAGCTGATCCCCGAACGgttgaacagattttcattaaTCATAGCTGAGAACTCTCGATAACcattctttcaaacaaaaaactctCATTCTAATCGGTCCATccgtttgagagctacgatgtgacagacagacaaaacgGTCGAACCTATACGTAGCACCTTCCTTTTTGAATTAACTTCAAAAATTGgttggtaagtacctatctacttgtaTGTATATACACTATACACACTAAGTGAACTACAGGGATTCCAAACGCGTCCTGATCTGAGAAGAAGCTCACATAAACTCTGCGATACCTATCATCATCAGCAACTCATCGCCGTCTTACTACTGAGAATGcgtctctcagaataagaaggtgTTGGCcaaagtctaccacgctggccaattgcgTTGCGTACGTGTGCCTAGGTATCAAAATTGTAGAACCATCAAGTCCTACGATTTTCAACAATGTTCGAACCCGCAAACCCCTGCAATGCATATGTGAATTGCTGcaatttagtacctaatttttatTGTACCCTGGGACCTTCCACTTGTTTTATTTCACCACTGGACCAGAGAGGCTACTGTAATTGAACTCTGTACCTAAGTAATGACGTaagcatttttataaaaaatattatatttgtaattTCCATTGTTGATAAATGCTtaggcaataataataattgaggacATTACcaagtttttaaggttccgtgaACAAACTATGAAAACCTATGTCAgatttaaccgacttaaaaaacgAGCTAAGGTTGTAAAGAAACATAACTAATACAGTAGCTTTATGCCTGCCCTTGGATATTTTTAGAAATCagtaacaagtaggtacctatctgtaggctgtacctacttagatattttCACACATATGTACGTCATTATGTGGTCCAAACAAAAGAAGTTTTTGAGGCGAAGGATCAattttaataactcaaaatttaaaaaatccccgacataaaaatctctttaagaaaactagaaaagagctgataactttcaaactgcttaaccgattttcttcgactatagccactcttgatcaagccacctttcaaaaaaaaaaactaaattaaaatcggttcattcgtttaggagctacgatgctacagacagatacacacgtcaaacttatacgtCACGTTAAACgtctatttgggtcgggggttaaaaacttaactAAGTTTTATACGTTTCTTTACAAAGGCATGGAACCCCTGGGTGGGCGAGTTTGACTTGCAAGTGCAAGTCAAACTCGCCCACCCTCAGACGGAACCCTTAAGAACGGGCATGTGCCCgttctttagggttccgtccacCCTCGCACCCGAGGTGtcaagggtgccaacggaactcTATATTACTATATAATCCTCCGCTATCCGCCCGTCTTTCAGCGGGATGTACTATATCGTAAACTGtaaaataggtagagagttgaaattgtGTATTTCATaaccacataatataaatatcaaaATGGCTGCAATGAAAATGGCTgcaaaaaagtgttttttctttaacgatgatacggaatccttcgtgtgcgagtcggactcgcatgtGACCGATTTtataattaagaggggtctctacgtcactcactccatacaaacgtagttccaatatcatttgaatattaagcaaccaaagtcaataaaattttgcagacatattctagaaactaatatctatgcctgtggttatttccagatttctgttaaaatattcggtttcaaagttacgcggtcttaaaaattcacatacaaatctttgagcccctgtaattttaaaactacatatttttagaaaaatctaaaacaccacaggcacagatattagtttctagaatatgtctgcaaaatttcatggactacggttgcttcatattcaaatgaaattggaactacgattgtatggagtaagtgacggagagagccctgttaagtagataggtatttactacACATGTTTACTGAACATTGCATAGGTATAATAACACGAAGAACAAATACGGcctgactaggtaggtacctacctgcctacttcatattttttttgctgATTGCCGTgcattcaaatttaaataatag containing:
- the LOC123875534 gene encoding uncharacterized protein LOC123875534, which gives rise to MAETDLKFDEQEVCTKLAQEYLRSKMEFHSIGLECEKVDKYEIDQFLKKVYYVDIKPSELTDESEISDISKKFSALADKIKENAQLFCQLEFLLRKIPINDTNNVDLKLITQSLVYKSAFLNSDDITTYNVVPFHKDTPLFQLGLLAYQKPNLNFIIACSKETVAVCTLFVELCQNVGLEKAVTLAVLSEKDLKEYRNEFIEDMVGGCVGVVTARCDVDSAVDALLASTTRYPWKLSSVLVQEAAMERFARALEWKTRDAAAREVSLVLEPVAGEPRGVPVEAFRSTREALALLAARAPLAVAAWASDSAEAHEIALGVPAPLVWLNGQCQFDGPPAAAAALYCISKDDSTSEVIADVLGADALEELRCERAAWLQLAPMTRLERVRAVLQQFHAHSATQLDGAVGLRADSAFAVDSGICIVRRTPVELAIIDQDYIEQSFLRFLNYLVEGGVVLISSDREICRDVKLLSELLSKANVPVTDSDITSNMTTTMYKTKTIWISIGTIFAN